Proteins from one Pantoea cypripedii genomic window:
- a CDS encoding type II toxin-antitoxin system RelE/ParE family toxin: protein MIKTWKHKGLQQLFMTGNPKGVLSDKKDVERIRQRLYVIDNADTLDEIAAFSQYKFHPLTGNRKGTYSVTVRANWRITFEFKDGDAYILDLEDYH from the coding sequence GTGATAAAAACTTGGAAACATAAGGGATTACAACAACTTTTTATGACAGGCAATCCAAAAGGAGTATTAAGCGATAAGAAAGATGTGGAACGGATACGGCAACGTCTTTATGTAATCGATAACGCCGATACACTGGATGAGATCGCAGCTTTTTCTCAGTATAAGTTTCACCCACTGACGGGGAACCGAAAAGGAACATATTCAGTTACCGTTCGAGCAAACTGGCGAATCACGTTCGAATTCAAGGACGGTGACGCATACATTTTAGATCTAGAGGATTACCACTGA
- a CDS encoding amino acid ABC transporter ATP-binding protein: protein MPQLDIINLKAAYNDQPVLENVTLSVEKGDIVSLIGPSGSGKSTLLRVLMGLLLPKEGQVLLENSAVNYTNKNELRQLRESIAIVFQQYNLFQNMTVLENVMITPTKIKGWSKKEVEQDARRLLERVGLSHRINAYPDQLSGGQQQRVAIARALALKPTILLLDEVTAALDPEMVNEVLDTIRELASEGITMFIVSHEMSFVREVSSKVVFMADGQVVETGSPQQVFDAPTHERTRQFVSKILRH from the coding sequence TTGCCACAGCTCGACATCATTAATTTAAAAGCCGCCTATAACGACCAGCCCGTGCTGGAAAATGTCACTTTATCGGTGGAGAAGGGCGACATCGTCAGCCTGATCGGACCTTCTGGTTCTGGCAAAAGTACCTTGCTGCGCGTGCTGATGGGATTGCTGCTACCGAAAGAAGGGCAGGTTTTGCTGGAAAACAGCGCGGTGAATTACACCAATAAAAACGAGTTACGTCAGCTGCGAGAGTCCATTGCTATCGTCTTCCAGCAATACAACCTGTTCCAGAATATGACAGTGCTGGAAAACGTGATGATCACACCCACCAAAATTAAAGGCTGGTCAAAAAAGGAAGTGGAGCAGGATGCACGGCGTCTGCTGGAACGAGTGGGGCTGTCACATCGCATCAATGCTTATCCTGATCAGCTCTCCGGCGGACAACAGCAACGTGTGGCGATTGCCCGCGCACTGGCGCTAAAGCCGACCATTCTGTTGCTGGATGAAGTTACGGCGGCACTTGACCCTGAGATGGTCAACGAGGTGCTGGATACTATCCGCGAGCTGGCCTCTGAAGGGATCACCATGTTTATCGTTTCTCATGAGATGAGTTTTGTCCGTGAGGTGTCGTCGAAGGTGGTGTTTATGGCAGATGGCCAGGTGGTGGAAACAGGTTCACCACAACAGGTGTTTGATGCCCCGACTCATGAGCGTACCCGCCAGTTTGTCAGCAAAATATTACGTCACTAA
- a CDS encoding HigA family addiction module antitoxin — protein sequence MTMFNPPHPGGIIAESLEDLALSINTAARALGVAPSTLSRVLRGETAISPEMAVKLEAAGIGTARHWLAMQSGYDLWHAQQDTDVSAIKTLYIAPDRSAQHT from the coding sequence ATGACTATGTTTAACCCTCCACATCCTGGCGGCATTATCGCTGAGTCATTGGAAGATTTAGCGTTATCAATTAATACAGCTGCACGTGCGCTGGGTGTTGCACCCTCAACCCTTTCACGTGTTTTGCGTGGAGAGACGGCGATAAGCCCTGAAATGGCTGTGAAGCTCGAAGCTGCCGGAATTGGCACTGCCCGACACTGGCTTGCGATGCAATCAGGCTATGATCTGTGGCATGCTCAGCAGGATACTGATGTCAGCGCCATTAAAACATTGTATATAGCTCCTGACAGGTCAGCACAACATACCTGA
- a CDS encoding pyridoxal-phosphate-dependent aminotransferase family protein encodes MGPGPINADPRVLRAMSAQLIGQYDPAMTAYMNEVMMLYRSVFRTTNPWTLLVDGTSRAGIEAILVSAIRPGDKVLVPVFGRFGHLLCEIARRCQAEVHTIETPWGTVFTPDQIEDAIKRVRPAMLLTVHGDTSTTMRQPLEELGAICQRYGVLFYTDATATLGGNALETDAWGLDAVSAGMQKCLGGSAGTSPVTLSEPMADYIQRRRHVEEGIRDTRHHDGDEPIISSNYFDLAMIMDYWGSERLNHHTEATSALYGARECARLIVQEGLDAGIARHALHGNALRAGVEAMGLEVFGDPQHKMNNVMGINIPDCLHDQQIRECMLNDFGIEIGTSFGPLKGKMWRIGTMGYNARKDCVLQTLAALEATINRYGYKTVQGKAMEAAWNIYS; translated from the coding sequence ATGGGGCCAGGCCCAATTAATGCTGATCCCCGCGTATTACGGGCGATGTCAGCACAACTGATTGGGCAGTACGACCCGGCGATGACGGCATATATGAACGAAGTCATGATGTTGTATCGTTCCGTGTTCCGCACCACAAACCCCTGGACCTTGTTGGTTGATGGGACTTCACGTGCGGGCATTGAGGCGATTCTGGTGTCGGCCATTCGGCCAGGAGATAAAGTTCTGGTGCCGGTTTTCGGTCGCTTTGGGCATTTATTGTGTGAAATTGCCCGTCGTTGCCAGGCGGAGGTCCATACCATTGAAACGCCATGGGGTACGGTGTTTACCCCAGACCAGATCGAAGATGCCATCAAGCGCGTCCGGCCAGCCATGTTGTTAACCGTGCATGGCGATACATCGACCACCATGCGACAACCGCTGGAAGAGTTGGGGGCAATTTGTCAGCGTTATGGCGTGCTGTTTTATACCGATGCCACTGCCACCCTTGGCGGCAATGCCCTCGAAACAGATGCATGGGGTTTAGATGCTGTTTCCGCCGGGATGCAAAAATGCCTCGGCGGATCCGCCGGCACCTCGCCGGTGACACTGAGTGAGCCGATGGCCGACTACATCCAGCGACGTCGTCACGTTGAAGAAGGCATTCGCGATACCCGACATCATGATGGCGACGAACCCATCATCTCTTCCAATTATTTCGATCTCGCCATGATCATGGATTACTGGGGGAGTGAACGGCTTAACCACCATACCGAGGCGACATCAGCGCTGTATGGTGCGCGTGAGTGCGCCCGCCTGATTGTGCAGGAAGGCCTTGATGCAGGTATCGCCCGACATGCACTGCATGGCAATGCGTTACGTGCCGGAGTTGAAGCGATGGGGCTGGAAGTGTTCGGTGATCCTCAGCATAAAATGAATAATGTGATGGGTATTAACATTCCTGATTGCCTGCATGACCAGCAAATCCGTGAATGTATGCTTAACGATTTTGGCATCGAAATCGGCACCTCATTCGGCCCATTAAAAGGCAAAATGTGGCGTATCGGCACCATGGGCTACAACGCGCGCAAGGACTGCGTACTGCAAACCCTCGCGGCACTGGAAGCGACCATCAACCGTTATGGCTATAAAACTGTGCAGGGGAAAGCCATGGAAGCCGCGTGGAATATATATTCCTGA
- a CDS encoding amino acid ABC transporter permease, whose product MNLNFFPILDQLPYLLGGAWISLQLAVLAFAFGMVIAMICTSILRYGPRLAGKFINAYVIFATNTPQLVQIYFLFFALPEVGILLSPFTAVLIGATFNAGAYLCEIQRAGFDSVRRMEIEAAEVLGFSRIQIIRYVILPHVIKVMFRPLSNQFIVMTLGTSMASMFGVEELTGRTYNLSSQTYLSVESFSVAAVIYIAITILATFALAIMGRFLFRARTGVF is encoded by the coding sequence ATGAACCTGAATTTTTTCCCTATTCTTGATCAGCTGCCTTACCTGTTAGGCGGAGCCTGGATTAGCCTGCAACTGGCAGTGCTGGCTTTCGCCTTTGGTATGGTTATTGCGATGATTTGTACCAGCATCCTGCGCTATGGCCCCAGACTGGCAGGCAAATTTATTAACGCGTATGTGATTTTTGCCACCAATACCCCTCAGCTGGTGCAGATCTATTTTCTGTTTTTTGCTCTGCCCGAAGTCGGTATTTTGCTTTCGCCCTTCACGGCGGTGCTGATCGGTGCCACTTTCAACGCCGGTGCCTATTTGTGTGAAATCCAGCGAGCAGGTTTCGATTCTGTACGCCGCATGGAAATCGAAGCTGCAGAAGTTCTGGGATTCTCACGTATCCAGATCATCCGTTACGTCATTCTTCCGCACGTGATCAAGGTGATGTTTCGCCCCCTTTCGAACCAGTTCATTGTTATGACTCTGGGTACCTCGATGGCTTCAATGTTTGGCGTCGAAGAACTCACCGGTCGCACCTATAACCTGAGTTCACAAACTTATTTGTCGGTGGAATCCTTCTCCGTGGCTGCCGTTATTTATATCGCTATCACCATCCTCGCCACCTTTGCTCTGGCCATTATGGGACGATTTCTGTTTCGCGCCAGGACGGGGGTATTTTGA
- a CDS encoding amino acid ABC transporter permease — translation MSYFDWSEITGLFSYYNLLLLLQGLGITLALSAFGCLIGFLAGFVLAVTINTKAPLLSPLRGVVHVYFFIFRRIPFLVTLFLVFFISQYSGLRFSTFTVALISVCIIAAAYLGEIIRSGLESVHHNQWEAAVTLNFSYLQTLRYVIIPQSLTVVIPPTFSFFVMYIKDTTLASQIGVMELTSASKILSDKGYSATLVYAVVLMLYFIVSYPLSRLGKRLERKIATARHH, via the coding sequence ATGAGTTACTTCGACTGGTCGGAAATTACAGGGTTGTTCTCATATTACAACCTGTTGTTGTTATTGCAGGGGCTGGGGATCACGCTGGCGCTGTCGGCGTTTGGTTGCCTGATTGGTTTTCTTGCGGGCTTCGTGCTGGCAGTGACCATCAATACCAAAGCGCCGCTGCTGTCACCGCTGCGCGGAGTGGTACATGTTTATTTCTTTATTTTCCGGCGCATTCCCTTTCTGGTGACGTTATTTCTGGTGTTTTTTATCAGCCAATATTCCGGGCTGCGTTTTTCCACCTTCACCGTGGCGTTGATCAGCGTATGCATTATCGCCGCTGCCTACTTAGGGGAGATCATCCGCAGTGGATTGGAATCCGTACATCATAACCAGTGGGAAGCGGCGGTAACGCTGAATTTTTCCTATTTACAGACATTGCGTTACGTGATCATTCCGCAATCCCTGACGGTGGTGATTCCGCCAACCTTCAGTTTCTTCGTTATGTACATCAAAGACACGACGCTTGCCTCGCAGATTGGTGTGATGGAACTCACCTCCGCCAGCAAAATCCTTTCTGATAAAGGTTACTCGGCCACGCTGGTCTATGCCGTTGTCCTCATGCTTTATTTCATTGTGTCTTATCCGTTATCGCGTCTCGGTAAGCGTCTGGAGAGAAAAATTGCCACAGCTCGACATCATTAA